The proteins below come from a single Triticum aestivum cultivar Chinese Spring chromosome 5D, IWGSC CS RefSeq v2.1, whole genome shotgun sequence genomic window:
- the LOC123126276 gene encoding putative gamma-glutamylcyclotransferase At3g02910, with protein sequence MGAAEQHQHPPAPEGEKKTLVFTYGTLKRGFSNHGLLQDLARAGDAAFVAAASTAAPLPLVCGPYRVPFLLNLPGDGQRVRGELYSVTARGLARLDELEGVSRGHYERLPISIVVEEREGEEGRAVEGAVAYYAHRGYAAEMWARSGRRGHAEYSPAVAAGYVRRVDRPQHLTFLDQIRVFVSSHS encoded by the coding sequence ATGGGCGCGGCCGAGCAGCATCAGCACCCGCCGGCGCCGGAGGGGGAGAAGAAGACTTTGGTGTTCACGTACGGCACGCTGAAGCGGGGCTTCTCCAACCACGGGCTGCTGCAGGACCTTGCGCGCGCGGGGGACGCGGCCTTCGTTGCCGCCGCCTCCACGGCCGCCCCGCTGCCGCTCGTCTGCGGGCCCTACCGCGTCCCCTTCCTCCTCAACCTCCCCGGTGATGGCCAGCGCGTCAGGGGCGAGCTCTACTCGGTGACCGCCAGGGGCCTCGCCCGGCTCGACGAGCTCGAGGGCGTCTCACGGGGGCACTACGAGCGCCTCCCCATCTCCATCGTTGTGGAGGAGCGGGAGGGGGAGGAGGGAAGGGCCGTGGAGGGCGCGGTGGCGTACTACGCGCACCGCGGGTACGCGGCGGAGATGTGGGCGCGGAGCGGGCGGAGGGGCCACGCCGAGTACTCGCCGGCGGTCGCCGCCGGGTACGTCCGCCGCGTGGACCGGCCCCAGCACCTCACCTTCCTCGACCAGATCCGCGTCTTCGTATCCTCCCACTCCTAG